From Phenylobacterium montanum, the proteins below share one genomic window:
- a CDS encoding protein-L-isoaspartate O-methyltransferase family protein — protein sequence MTFDYAAARNIMVDSQVRPNDVTDLALQHAMRTVAREAVAPADKAHLAYADCEIEYAPGRWLMRPRDVSKLIHLARPKAGERALAIAAPYAAAVLEAMGLKVTRLEEGDLKAAPSGPFDVIVSEGAVAEPPASWLGALAVGGRLAVVVRKGPAGRARLYLRSAQETGYREVFEATPPVLPGLEAAAGFVF from the coding sequence ATGACGTTCGACTACGCCGCCGCGCGCAACATCATGGTCGACAGCCAGGTGCGTCCCAACGACGTGACCGACCTGGCGCTCCAGCACGCCATGCGGACCGTGGCGCGCGAAGCCGTGGCGCCGGCGGACAAGGCCCACCTGGCCTATGCCGACTGCGAGATCGAATATGCGCCGGGCCGCTGGCTGATGCGCCCGCGCGACGTGTCCAAGCTGATCCATCTGGCCCGGCCCAAGGCGGGGGAGCGGGCGCTGGCGATCGCCGCCCCGTATGCGGCGGCGGTGCTGGAGGCGATGGGCCTGAAGGTGACGCGGCTGGAGGAGGGAGACCTGAAGGCCGCTCCGTCAGGTCCCTTCGACGTGATCGTGAGCGAAGGCGCGGTGGCCGAGCCGCCGGCGTCCTGGCTCGGCGCCCTGGCGGTGGGCGGGCGCCTGGCGGTGGTCGTGCGCAAGGGGCCGGCCGGCCGCGCCCGGCTCTATCTGCGTAGCGCGCAAGAGACCGGCTATCGCGAGGTATTCGAGGCTACGCCCCCGGTCTTGCCAGGCCTGGAGGCGGCGG
- a CDS encoding NUDIX hydrolase yields MDKISTRPAPGPGLQYAALPFRRDSGVSILLVTSRETGRWVLPKGWPMKGRKPCDAAAQEALEEAGIVGRIESQAIGFYRYDKRLPDGSDRRCVVHVYPLEVEGQRKRWREQGQRTVRWFPVEEAAAAVKEPELQDLIAVFGHHLSAGANEGGSTD; encoded by the coding sequence GTGGACAAGATCAGCACGAGGCCGGCGCCCGGACCCGGCCTGCAATACGCCGCCCTGCCGTTCCGGCGGGACTCGGGCGTCAGCATCCTGCTGGTCACCTCGCGCGAGACCGGCCGCTGGGTCCTGCCCAAGGGCTGGCCGATGAAAGGCCGCAAGCCCTGCGATGCAGCGGCGCAGGAAGCGCTGGAAGAGGCCGGCATCGTCGGCCGGATCGAAAGTCAGGCGATCGGCTTCTATCGCTACGACAAGCGGTTGCCGGACGGCTCGGACCGGCGCTGCGTCGTGCATGTCTACCCCTTGGAGGTCGAGGGGCAGCGCAAGCGCTGGCGCGAGCAGGGGCAGCGGACAGTGCGCTGGTTCCCGGTCGAGGAGGCCGCTGCGGCGGTGAAGGAGCCGGAGTTGCAGGACTTGATCGCGGTGTTCGGCCACCACCTGAGCGCGGGCGCGAACGAAGGCGGCTCTACCGACTAA